The following coding sequences lie in one Rutidosis leptorrhynchoides isolate AG116_Rl617_1_P2 chromosome 4, CSIRO_AGI_Rlap_v1, whole genome shotgun sequence genomic window:
- the LOC139904554 gene encoding RNA-binding protein involved in heterochromatin assembly dri1-like, producing MSSGDWMCAACQHMNFKKRDACQKCHCPKFASPDEVSYYGTNRTEVLAGDWYCATFNCGTHNYASRTACYRCGAFKDYSAMMGATTASCYGCDAGTVPGWKAGDWICNRYGCGVHNYASRMECYKCKTPRE from the exons ATGAGCAGTGGAGACTGGATGTGTGCTGCATGTCAGCATATGAACTTCAAGAAACGTGACGCCTGCCAAAAATGTCATTGTCCCAAATTCGCATCCCCTGATGAGGTTTCGTATTACGGTACGAACAGAACGGAAGTATTGGCTGGCGACTGGTATTGTGCGACATTCAACTGTGGGACACATAATTACGCTAGCAGGACCGCATGTTATAGATGTGGTGCATTTAAAGATTATAGTGCTATGATGGGTGCAACCACTGCATCATGTTATGGTTGTGATGCTGGCACTGTTCCCGGATGGAAAGCAGGAGACTGGATTTGCAATAG ATATGGTTGTGGGGTGCACAATTATGCTAGCAGGATGGAATGCTACAAATGCAAAACACCAAGGGAATAA
- the LOC139904230 gene encoding uncharacterized protein has product MISTGDGGSAGAADGDGGGNFPLLRTLVKGAAVTVGGVFSITMISSTAITLFTLHKKDKFGSKNASTCNVCRGKGFYMCKLCKGNATIEWSSLYDPVFINPCLCPTCDGHRIQRCLNCLGSGFIQQAKG; this is encoded by the exons ATGATTTCAACTGGCGATGGTGGTTCTGCCGGTGCAGCGGATGGTGATGGCGGTGGCAATTTTCCGCTGCTGCGTACATTAGTCAAAGGTGCAGCTGTAACTGTAGGTGGTGTTTTTTCAATCACCATGATTTCATCTACTGCAATTACATTATTCACCCTACATAAAAAA GATAAATTTGGATCAAAGAATGCAAGTACATGTAATGTATGTAGAGGGAAAGGGTTTTACATGTGTAAATTATGTAAAGGGAATGCTACTATAGAGTGGTCTTCATTGTATGATCCTGTGTTTATAAACCCTTGTCTTTGTCCTACTTGTGATGGACATAG GATTCAACGATGTCTTAACTGTTTGGGGAGTGGATTCATCCAACAAGCTAAAG GTTGA